A single Tenacibaculum sp. 190524A02b DNA region contains:
- a CDS encoding amidohydrolase family protein, protein MKKLYIVLLSLCVSYIQAQEYFPTNTGVKTTKNTIVAIKNATIYVTPKQIIKKGTLLIKDGKVLKVGKSVSIPKNAQIVDASGKSIYPSFIDVYSTFGIKEIKRTSNFRKPPLLDASRKGYYWNDHIRPETDASKEFSFDKKKAKELRNLGFGLVNTHVDDGIMQGNGALVALNDSDSDAYRILNKQSANYLSFSKSRKSHQSYPTSRMGAMALLRQTYLDATWYANGNAKNTDLAIEALNAKKNLPQIFRAGDYLNSLRADKIGDEFGIQYTILGGGNEYERIDDIKNTNAHFIIPINFRKPYDVSNIDLADKIALSDMRKWNQEPANPSVLAKNKIPFALTTHKLKTVKEFTTNLKKAILHGLDKTTALEALTTIPAKILNNSAIGNLNVGSYANFLITSGNLFDEETTLYENWVQGVKNVINPMNVKDITGNYMLYVNGTNYNMSIEGKDAKQKATIKKGETKMNSKFSFTNNWIEITLNENGKFTRLTGKIANAANLLKGTGIDADGNAITWSASQAARKGTSKKDTKKQATKKPEVVAVSYPNIGYGNYTVPQQQTILIKNATVWTSENHEVLTNTDVLLKNGKIAQLGKNIRTKAAKIIDGTGKYVTAGIIDEHSHIAASAINEAGHNSSAEVTIEDVVNPGDVNIYRNIAGGVTSIQILHGSANPIGGQSAILKLKWGENAAGLIYKNSPKFIKFALGENVKQSNWGDHNTVRFPQTRMGVEQVYMDYFERAKAYDTKKKSGQPYRKDIELETLAEIINKERFISCHSYVQSEINMLMKVAEKFNFNINTFTHILEGYKLADKMKTHGAGGSTFSDWWAYKYEVNDAIPYNAAIMHRQGVVVAINSDDAEMSRRLNQEAAKAIKYGGLTEQEAWDMITINPAKLLHLDDRTGSIKVGKDADVVLWSDNPLSIYAKAEKTIIDGAIYFDIEQDLAKRKAIKAERAKLIGMMLQEKMKGAKTQAPAKKTKKLFHCDTE, encoded by the coding sequence ATGAAAAAACTTTACATAGTGCTACTCTCCTTGTGTGTTTCATACATACAAGCGCAGGAGTATTTCCCTACAAATACGGGAGTAAAAACTACTAAAAATACTATAGTAGCTATTAAAAATGCGACTATTTATGTGACGCCCAAACAAATTATTAAAAAAGGAACTTTACTTATTAAAGATGGTAAAGTACTAAAGGTAGGTAAATCTGTTAGCATACCTAAAAATGCACAAATAGTTGATGCTTCTGGTAAATCTATTTATCCTTCTTTTATAGATGTATACAGTACGTTTGGTATTAAAGAAATTAAAAGAACTAGTAACTTTAGAAAACCACCACTACTTGATGCTAGTAGAAAAGGTTATTATTGGAACGATCATATTCGCCCAGAAACTGATGCTTCTAAAGAATTTAGTTTTGATAAAAAAAAGGCAAAAGAGTTACGCAATTTAGGTTTTGGGTTGGTTAATACACATGTTGATGATGGTATTATGCAAGGTAACGGAGCGTTAGTTGCTTTAAATGATAGTGATTCTGATGCTTATAGAATACTTAACAAACAATCTGCTAATTACCTTTCTTTTTCTAAAAGTAGAAAATCACACCAATCCTATCCTACTTCAAGAATGGGCGCTATGGCCTTATTAAGACAAACGTATTTAGACGCTACTTGGTACGCAAATGGAAATGCAAAAAATACGGATTTAGCTATAGAGGCTTTAAATGCAAAAAAGAATTTGCCTCAAATATTTAGAGCTGGCGATTACTTAAATAGTTTACGCGCAGATAAAATTGGTGATGAATTTGGGATTCAATATACCATTTTAGGAGGCGGTAATGAATACGAGCGTATTGATGATATTAAAAACACCAACGCTCATTTTATAATTCCTATTAATTTTAGAAAACCGTATGATGTAAGTAATATTGATTTAGCAGATAAAATTGCGTTGAGTGATATGCGTAAATGGAATCAAGAACCTGCTAACCCAAGTGTTTTAGCTAAAAACAAGATTCCTTTTGCTTTAACTACTCATAAATTAAAAACTGTAAAAGAGTTTACAACTAATTTGAAAAAAGCAATTTTACACGGGCTGGATAAAACTACTGCTTTAGAAGCATTAACTACCATTCCTGCTAAAATTTTAAATAATTCTGCAATTGGAAACTTAAACGTAGGTAGCTATGCTAACTTTTTGATTACTTCAGGTAATCTTTTTGATGAAGAAACTACGCTTTATGAAAATTGGGTACAGGGTGTAAAAAATGTCATCAACCCAATGAATGTTAAAGATATCACGGGAAATTACATGTTATATGTAAATGGCACTAATTATAACATGAGTATTGAAGGTAAAGATGCTAAACAGAAAGCAACTATTAAAAAAGGAGAAACTAAGATGAATAGTAAATTCTCTTTCACAAATAATTGGATAGAAATTACCTTAAATGAAAATGGTAAATTTACAAGACTTACGGGTAAAATTGCCAACGCTGCCAACTTGTTAAAAGGTACTGGTATAGATGCTGATGGAAATGCCATTACATGGTCAGCTTCCCAAGCAGCTAGAAAAGGTACTTCTAAAAAAGACACGAAAAAACAAGCAACTAAAAAGCCAGAAGTAGTAGCGGTAAGCTATCCTAATATTGGCTATGGTAATTATACAGTACCTCAACAACAAACCATACTTATTAAAAACGCTACTGTTTGGACTTCAGAAAATCATGAAGTATTAACCAATACAGATGTACTACTTAAAAATGGTAAAATAGCGCAACTAGGTAAAAACATTCGTACTAAAGCTGCTAAAATTATTGATGGAACGGGTAAATATGTAACCGCTGGAATTATAGATGAACATTCTCATATTGCAGCTTCTGCTATTAATGAAGCTGGTCATAACTCTTCTGCCGAGGTAACCATTGAAGACGTTGTAAACCCTGGCGATGTAAATATTTATAGAAACATTGCTGGTGGCGTAACTTCTATTCAAATTTTGCATGGTTCTGCTAATCCAATTGGTGGTCAATCGGCTATTTTAAAATTAAAATGGGGAGAAAATGCAGCTGGACTTATTTATAAAAACTCGCCAAAATTTATCAAGTTTGCTTTAGGTGAAAATGTAAAACAGTCTAACTGGGGAGATCACAATACGGTTCGTTTTCCACAAACACGTATGGGAGTGGAACAGGTATATATGGATTACTTTGAAAGAGCCAAGGCTTATGATACTAAAAAGAAAAGCGGACAACCGTATCGTAAAGATATTGAGTTAGAAACCTTAGCTGAAATTATTAATAAGGAACGTTTTATTTCTTGTCATTCATACGTACAATCAGAAATTAATATGTTAATGAAAGTGGCTGAAAAGTTTAACTTTAACATTAATACCTTTACGCATATTTTAGAAGGTTATAAACTAGCCGATAAAATGAAAACACATGGTGCGGGTGGTTCTACATTTTCTGATTGGTGGGCTTATAAATATGAAGTAAATGATGCTATCCCCTACAATGCAGCTATTATGCATAGACAAGGTGTGGTAGTGGCCATTAATTCTGATGATGCTGAAATGTCTAGAAGATTAAATCAAGAAGCCGCCAAAGCTATTAAGTATGGTGGATTAACTGAACAAGAAGCTTGGGATATGATTACTATTAATCCTGCTAAATTATTACACCTTGATGATAGAACAGGAAGTATAAAAGTAGGTAAAGATGCAGATGTGGTTTTATGGAGTGACAATCCTTTATCTATTTATGCAAAAGCTGAAAAAACAATTATTGATGGAGCTATTTACTTTGATATTGAACAAGACTTAGCAAAACGAAAAGCAATAAAGGCAGAGCGTGCTAAACTGATTGGCATGATGTTACAAGAAAAAATGAAAGGAGCTAAAACACAAGCTCCTGCTAAAAAAACTAAAAAATTATTCCACTGTGATACCGAGTAA